The genomic interval CTTGGTTTTCTAAAGAGCTCGTCATGAAGGGCATTTCACACTGTGCTTAACCCTGGGTTATGATCATAGGGAGGGGCCGACCGGCCATGTAGCGTCGGAGAGGGGCCGACCAGGCGTGTAGCGTCGGAGAGGGGCCGACCTGCCTTGTAGCGTCGGAGAGGGGCCGACCTGCCTTGTAGCGTCGGAGAGGGGCCGACCGGGCGTGCAGCGTCGGAGAGGGGCCGACCGGGCGTGTAGCGTCGGAGAGGGGCCGACCGGGCGTGTAGCGTCGGGGAGGGGCCGACCGGGCGTGTAGCGTCGGGGAGGGGCCGACCGGGCGTGTAGCGTCGGGGAGGGGCCGACCGGGCGTGTAGCGTCGGGGAGGGGCCGACCGGGCGTGTAGCGTCGGGGAGGGGCCGACCGGGCGTGTAGCGTCGGGGAGGGGCCGACCGGGCGTGTAGCGTCGGGGAGGGGCCGACCGGGCGTGTAGCGTCGGGGAGGGGCGAAACGACCTGCTGTATCGtgtctgagagaaagagaaaataaacagataaaaaagggaaagattagggagagagtgtgagaaaggggctgtgagaggagagagtgagtaGACGGATGGGGAAAGAGGGAGGgctagagagaaaaagagaatggGAATCGAGTGGTAGAGAGGGAGGGCTGaaagagaaatgtgtgtatCAGCATTTCTAATGCTtatcctctcttttctctctgcacTTTATCCAAGGCAACTCAGCAGGTAAGTCTGTTCTTTtcctcattttgttttttcttcgcTCCATGTTaaaatctctgtctctttgcatTGACATTTACAAGGtcaacacaaacatgcacttgaggtgtgaggtgtttttcaaacacacacacacagcattaatgtttaatgctGCAGAGCTCTTCCTGGTTATTCTAGCCAACTTGCTAAAGCTAGCCCAAATGCACTGACACACTCCCAGACAGAATGATGGTCACTGCAGTGCTTGAAGGTTGTATACAGCGCCACTGCTGGCATACATACTCACAAACGTGCCCTTGCTTATATATCAGGCATGAAGATTTTTAGCCGCTTTTACTACGTGTGGTATCTGGTGAGTGTAAAATGTTTGAGGAGctaattgttgtgtttttgttttaagtagtgtgtgattaaaaagacacaagttttattttaacacatgaATGGTAGTAACAATGGGCCATGGGTCCATTTCCTATTCTGCATTCACtcgtgtgtggttttgtgtcaTGTAAGGAATAGCCCATGACGCATGCGTGGAGTTATAcaggaattttttattttttaattattttttattttttctgtataaGCACACAGTCTGGAGTTTTATTTCGCTTGTACCCCAGTGATTTTCCAGCGTTATATGTATTCACACAATTGAGTGACAGGCCGCACAGTTTATAATTTTAATGTTGTTGTGCAATGTCTAAGAGACAGAAACATTCTAGCAAAGATAAACAGTTGTTCTATCTGCCTTTCTTTCCATACTTGGAGATGCCTTCcgtacatgttaaaaaaaatattattagattatGTGTATCGTCGATCATACCAGTCCCTCTTTACAAGCTGTTAGTATAGGAACAATACCTACAGAAATAAATGTGGACAcccatttttcttatttataacttcacacacttctaatataAGCTTCAACATTAACCTTCTTCTCGAGGTTAAAAGCTTAGCTGCGCCTTTGACACGGTCACCGTATGAAGCCGTATGAAGTATTTTACTTTTTGAGACTTTCTGAAAGGATGTTAATTATCAATATCTACCTGGCAGAAAATCAATATCAGGCTTTCTGTATGCCTCAAATAATAACAGTTTGTTGACACTATTTCAAAttgttttcaaaatgttttttttttctttttcaaaaaagatatatttttattcatatatttttgtaGACATTACATAAGAgagattttttcacagttttacTAATGCTaggagtgtttttttattagatattGTGGTATTTTGTTAGATGTTTAAGTCTCACATCTAGTCTCAATTTCTTTTATATTGACCCTACACAGAGCTTTTTGAGTTAGCATATAACAGCTGTGTTTTTCCTAGCAGTAAAGATTTCtaaatttaaatacagtttggttcattttgctttaaatggCAGCAGTATATGTAATTAGATGCTGGAGTAGCATACCTACTAATTAAGAGAGAAGAACGAAGgctaatgtaaatgttatgtgtGACGTTGTTGCAGACGTCCTCTTTTcctagaaggaaaaaaacaaacctgacgCCAACTGCTTTAACCTATTGATGTCGTCGTTAATTTAGTTCACATTACTGTGTAGTTCCTCTGCGTCGTCTTCTCTCTGCATCATGTCTGGCTCAATTCTCCACATTATATGACTCATGAACCACAGCATGTCGGatttaaaatcatttccatGTTTGTAACGTTGAAGCGTAATGAATGTGTAGAGTGTGTCTGGGATCGTTCTCTCTTTTTCCAGATATCACACTGATGTCATtgctatattaaaataaacaggattGGATTGCGCAGATTGTGTCAGGGCTGATCAGCTACATTTGTATTAGGATTTAAAAATCCATTCAAAATAAGGACCCTTATAAGGCAACTGTACACTGCTGTCTTAATGAGACGCTAACCAGAAATTCACTCTGTCTCAGACACAGGCCTAGTGGTGagtaaatgattataaatagtTAAACATCTCAATAAGCATATTACAACCcgaattttttaaatttgaataaaatgaaaactaaaagactttcaagtcacatgagccaatattttattcatagtaGAACCTAgataaaataacaaatgtttaaacggcaaaattttacatttttatccactacatgagctcatttcaaatttaatgACGGCTacaggttttaaaaaagttgGCACGGCAATAAATGGCTGAAAATGCAAGAAATCTTGAAAATATTTAGCTGGGAGAACAACTAGAAACTAACTAAGTTCATTTAGGTCAGTTCTATAGCATGATTAGCTATAAAAGGGATGTGTTAGAGAGGCAGAGTCTCTCAGAAGTAAAGATGGACAGAGGCTCTCCAATCTGTGAAATAGTGTGTAAAAACATTGTGgaaaactttaaaaacaatgttcctcAACATCAGATTGCAAAGGCTTTGCAAAtctcatcatctacagtgcataacatcatcaaaagattcagagaaactggagaaatcTCTGCAGTAAAGGACAAGGCCAAAGAACTTTATTGGATGCCTGTGGCCTTCGGGCCCTCAGACGACACTGCATCACTCATCGGCATGATTGTGTCAACAACGTTACTAAATGGGGCCTGGAATACTTCCAGAAACCACTGTCTGTAAACACAATCCGCAGTGCTATCTGCAGATGTCAACTAAAGCTCTGTATATGTGAATATTGTCCAGAAATGCTGTTGGTTCCAGTGGGCCAAGGCTCATTAAAAATGGACTGTTTCAAAGTGGAAACATGTTCTATAGTCAGACGATTCCAAATTTAACATTCTTGTTGGAAATCAAATACAATGAGTCCTCAGGGCTGAAGAGGAGGGAGACCTTCCAGTGTATTAGCATTCAGTTCAAAAGCCcagcatctctgatggtatgggAGTGCTTAAGTGCATACCATATGGGCAGCTTGCATGTTTTGGAAGGCACTATGAATGCTAAAAGGTATATCAGGCAAGAATGGGACCAAAATTCCAACACCAAAACTACAGAAACTCATAAACTCGATGCCCAGACGTCTTCAAACTGTTTtgaaaagaagaggagatgCTAACACGCCCCCATCCCAACTATTTTAAGACCCTTCAACAGGCATCAAATTTGAAATTAGctcatttagtggataaaagtgtaaatgtttaaacatttatgttatCCATGTTCtgttgttaataaaatattggctATTGTGACCttgaaagtcttttagttttcattttattcaaatttaaaaaatgttccaACATTTCCGGAATTCAGGTTGTATTACAGTCTTGTAAAATTAGCAGTTAGGACACTGTAAATctgtgaaaaaatattattagtcATAACAGCACATCCCCAAGATTTGTTATTCCTCTTGTACTTGTacaacaattacaatatttcacatttatacgtttttatccatttattgttacaccgaatgttgtggaatgtctgaGAAACAACTTTCTTACATTATAATGGCTTTAAACAGTTGTTCCCTGACCTAAATCTTTTAAGTTTCTAAGACAGAAGTAGCTTGTCAAGTGTAATCTCCTCTGAAAACttagttacagctttacctttgTGCATGGATACAGGAGACGTCTTCagtaaatggaataaaaatgaaatctcCTCACATATCATCATTACAAATATGACCtttattaatctgtttatgtggagCTTCCAGTGTGAATGAGTCGTTACTATAGATTTGCTCACTTATTAGAACGAGCTTATGTCTGCTTATAGAACAAGCTTATACATTTATGTCGGTGAGCTTTTGTCTCTGTAGCTatagtgtttaaaaatatacCACCTCCAACTCTTCTTAAACACTTCTTCAGGCTTCTCCTGTTTCTTGGAGTGACTACTGCCTTTACTCAGTAATAAACACCCTTTTTTATTATCAGTTTAGTAAGATGTCCTGAGAGTGGACTCAGTCTTTTGGACTGGACTGTAATGGATATAATGTCCTCTATAGGATATTTGAGCAGAGCTCAGCTGTTGTCCTCACCGCTTTCCTTTGTAACATAATCACTGACATAAGAACTGAatcctttatttcttcttccttctccaCAGGAGTTCAATGACAGTATGCTAAGAGTTCTGTCACTCATCCTCATGTACCAGacagcatctacaacaccacaccacaaacacagagGTTTCGGTGTCCTACAgctcattgttattgttagctCGGTGCTATTTTAATTTAGACTGACACGAGTCTGTCTAattttgatttcatttacaaacaTAATTTTGGTTTTCACATTTCTACGAATGATGGACAATTAAATGGGGTTTATTTTGTGCAATTTGTGTACATAGTGTCAGTTTTGTTGAGTGTCGCCCTCCCATGTGTTTTCTTAGGATTATTCGAATGACGACACCAAGCTGGAGTACAATGTGGACGTGGAGAACGGGATCATTATGGAGGGGTATTTGTTCAAGAGGGCTAGTAATGCCTTCAAAACATGGAACAGGTTGGTGTAGAgctgaaaaaaacacaatggcCATTTCTGCAATGAAAAATTCATACAGCAAAGAAGAATGGATTTTTACTGGGATATTTAGGAACCTGGGTGTTTTGTCTGATCTTTAAAAAATTGACAGAAATGCAACATGTGTCACTACAGAAAACTAAAAGTTGATTATGATGTTCAtttgtgaatattaaataataacttgTGTCTAATGCCACTATTATAATGGATCCTTGAATAGATCCTCCTGCAGGatctcagtttaaaaaaaagatttttctttaaaatgcatTTCCAAGTAAACATTTGTAAGTAAAATTATCAGTAGCAGCAGTCAAGCATCGTTTTTATTAATGTGAGATGACCTGTGCCTAGAAAATCATAGACATGTGCTTATAGACAGTACTAAAGTTATCAGGTGACTGTGTTTGGCTTAAAATCAGAGGCTATTTCAGCCTGTAATTTCCTCAGAGGTGGAgggaggaaaaacaaacagatgaagCCTATtcagtttgaaataaaatagGAAATAATCCCAGAAGGCTTCTTCAGAAATAGCTAATGATGAGCAATAACCTTTAGTGTTTTTGGGATAGAAATGACTACATTGTAGATTCATTGTTAACTAGATTGGCCTTGTAGCtccaacacaaaagaaaaagagaacagTTCATTGCTTTACAAAATGTTAagttaaatagataaataaaaaacgtCCTTGCCCCACAAAAAATTTTAATCAAAGCCCTTGATCTGATTATTCACATTTTTGactgtgtttttctttgcaGGCGCTGGTTCTCAATTCAGAACAATCAGTTAGTGTACCAGAAGAAGTTTAAGGTGAGTTACACGATTCTCCTCCGCCGATCAGGCTTTAAATGAGTGTTGTGTTTTACTTTCAAGTACAGTCTTAgccattaattaataaattaaacagttAGAAGGTTGTCTTCTTAAATCCTAAAACATAATTGTCGGTGTTTGAGTATAAGTTGTGTGCTTTGACCCAGGATAACCCCACGGTGGTGGTGGAAGATCTGAGGTTGTGTACAGTTAAACACTGCGAGGACATTGAGCGCCGTTTCTGCTTTGAGGTGGTTTCACCCACAAAGTGAGTCTggctcaataataataatgtaaagttGGACTGGGccatataacaatataataacatttaatacacTTGATTATAATTTTCTATAGTACTTTGGATACaactattttttattgataaccaaaatgttaaaaaaaagttgtgaaGCATGTTATTTTCACTGTAAGTATCTGttttaatattgtatattttgtgtgtgtgtgtgtgtgtgtgtgtgtgtgtgtgtgtgtgtgtgtgtgtgtgtgtgtgtacaggagctGTATGATGCAGGCTGATTCTGAAAAGCTGAAACAGGCATGGATTAGAGCCATGCAGAACAGCATCGCTACAGCCTTCAGAGACAGATCAGATGACTCAGAGGTGACTTTATTACAGATTACTCCAATTTTCATAATTAGATTATTTTAGTTCTTATTAAAGAGTTGAACCTTTTGAAGACAGCTAATATGTTGGTGCAATCCTGGTTTTTACTTGAATCTGGATAGCAACAGGAAGCTAATGGAGGAATGCTGCAGTGATGTGGGTGACTCTGAGTCAGAAGACACGTCTTGGGAAAATGTGCAGGCTCACTTATCATaacccaaaaagaaaagacGACCATTTGGTTGTCATGTGATATATTCAGCATGGGGCTGGGCTATATGAAGATACAATACAAATATGTCACTTTTCCTAACTCTTCTTAGAAGTGATTTATGTGATTACTGTACAATGTTTTTTACAGAAGTTGGACAGGAAGTCATCGCCATCCACAGGAAGCTTAGAGTCAGACCCGAGAGAGAAGAGTCTGAAAGGGGAAGGTGCCGTACAGAAGGTCATGGCCATCGCAGGAAACAGCACCTGCTGCGATTGCAACCAGCCGGACCCCAAATGGGCCAGCATTAATCTGGGGATCACGCTGTGTATCCAGTGTTCTGGCATCCACAGGTATACAAACTCCAGCACACACaggctcgcacacacacacacacacacacacacaagcaggatTACGTACCTTTTTGTGCATCTGTCAGTCAATGCAGTTATGCTATGCAGCTATGCAGTTCTCATTGCATAATGGGACAGTTATAGTAAAGTGGTGAACATAAAAGTACCTTAAACAGTAATGCTTAataactgttaataaacacaaaatgaatTTATGACTAATGTGTTAGCAAATTAATGTCTCCAGAATAAGCAAATGTCCCCACCATTTGACTTTCACAGTCCCAGTTTTTATCTCTAGTTCCCCTTTAAaattgcaataaataaaatcctaaaCATAGCCACAATTTGAAAATATTACaagaaaatgtacacaaaagTAAACATTATGTAAAGAATCAACCACTTTGTTGTTTTCGTAGTGTATTACTGAGGTAGTGTGTTAAGTAGAATtgatatttgtttgttaaataaataaaacatacttgTATATTAAACCTTAAGCCTACTTGcaaatctttaaaaaacatttcttcaaaAATTCTTTGTagtataaaaatcttttttttaaataatctgtttatGTTGAGCATTCAGTATGCAAGTAACTTTGATTCACATCAAATAATTTGGATCGATGTCAGCGGAATTAGGGTTTAAATCATTAATAACAAATTAAACCTGTACGTTTATATTGTCACAATGCTGTCAAATATTTAACTGTTAAACAtggatttgtttttctctctcattaggAGTTTAGGAGTTCATTTCTCCAAAGTGAGATCTCTGACTCTGGACACGTGGGATCCCGAACTGTTGAAGGTGAGAAAAGAGAGATGCTGACAGATGGGTGCTGGAAACAGTCGCATTAAACCAGTCCAGTATCACTCAAACTCCCACTGTGTCCACGTCACAGCTTATCTCTCTgtcccacatgcacacactatcACAGCCAAATGGGGGCAGAAACAAATACTTAGAGTCCATTTTGAATTAAAGGTACTGCACACCATTGTTTACTGCATAATATTGTTGGGGTAtgcggtagctcagtggttaaggtgtttgaccaCTGGtcagaaagttgtgagtttaaaGCCCATGTACACCAAgccgccactgctgggcccctgagcaaggcccttaaccctcaattgcccagttgtataaaatgaaatgaattgtaagtctctctggataagggcatctgccaaatgctgtaaatgtttaaacagcAGAGTAATCACCCCAACTAAAATTTGATCTCTTTAGTAACCATGGCGATTACTGTCACGATCTTAATGGTCGTTTGAATGCGGATCGGTATAAACCTGATGTACATGTTTCATAACCTGTCTGAACCTGTGACATCCAACATGCTGTCATAATCTGTTTGGCCTTTATTCTCCAGCAtggtcattcttttttttttttttttaagtagaaaCACTACAAAATACAATATTCACTCTATATGTTACAGTGTGTCCATAATCTTGCGTAATTCAATGTTTTTCAGTTAATGCGTGAGCTTGGAAACGGGGTCATAAATCATATATATGAAGCTCGCAGGGAGGAGCTTGGAGCGCGGAAACCACAACCTGGAGACTCCAGGTATTCACTGTGATTCTAGATGATAAGTCCATCCATATGATGATGACAAGTGTTaaaggtgtttgtttttgtgtaatttatctgtttatctctttctctctctctctacttcagGCAGGACGTGGAGTCATACATAAGAGCCAAGTATGTTGATCGGCGGTTCATCAGAATGCCATCAGACGAAGAACTGAAGCTGAAGATCATGGCTTTGAGTGTAGAGCAGAAACGAATCAGTGACCCCTCCGAATCACAAGCACGACAAGCAACTCAACAAGCACATGTACAGAAATCACGGCCAGCATCCGGAGCATCAGGTTAGTGTGACAATACGCTAGTCTGTGTCCAGAgaaataagaattttttttatttatttttttttattattagtttgcaATGCAGCTTAtggtgcttttatttattttattatttacaacatttttGTATGGCGGATTACACCTCGCTACTGTAACCACAGCACACACTACTCAGTCTAAAcctaaattaaaatttaagtttaattttatgcaaatgagaatcTAGATCTCCAATGAGAACAAGCGATGAACGAAAAAGTACGACCGTATCCACCATGACTCTGCGTCCTTTTTGCTTTCTCTTCCTGCAGCTATAGTTTAACTGCTTCTGTTTGACCTTCTTCACAATCCTTTCTGCTACTTGACTAACCTCCCGATCCTCTGACCTTTTGACCTTTGCTCTGTGACCTGGTCTTTGCGTAGCTGCGAGTGTCCTTGAAGTTTCCAGCGAATCTCTCTTCTGTCCTGGTGAATTAGATTCTCTCTTCTCCTACTTTGATGCGTCTGGCCAGCGCAGTAGTAAGTATAGAACAACTGCCACTATGGGCTAAGCTTCATCATCCAGCACCATCCTGTCCTCTTCCTCACATTCTGACctctcttttgcttttttaaccCCTTCTGTAGCTGTGGTGTTCCTTCTTGTGGGTTATTGCTCATAAACTTGGTGAAATAGTCAGAGGTTTTCTAAGTAAACTGTaaacttaactctgtgtgtgcgtgtgtgtgtgtgcgaatgtgtTCCTCAGTTAAAAGTGCAGAAAGTGGCATTGTGAGCAAAGCTGAAAGAAGCCCAGCGGTTGTAAACACCAGTCAGAATCATACAGGTTGGATGCTTCTATTTATAGTTATGATGAACTTTAGATTCTGATTCGAACGAAATGTGTTGATAAATTTTCCTTAACAAAATATCTCACAACAGAGCAGCTGAAAATCACAgttttaaattaacatacttTTCTAATAaattgtgtctgtctgtctgtctgtctgtctgtctgtcttaaagCGGTTTAAGTTGTGCATCTTTGTGTGAAATTCCCCTCTTGTGTGTTGTGCAGAAATACACGAGTCTCAGTCCTCCACATGTAGCAGTAAGGAGAAGCTGGTTTTCTCTGAGCCAAAGCAGTTCTGTCCCAGCTTGCAGCTGTACTGGGCCTCATTTACACGCAGCCTTCCTGACATGGCTGAGGCTCTGGCACACGGAGCCAAGGTCAACTTTATAAACACAGATGACGAGAAGAGATCACCACTGATCATGGCTGTACACGGAGTGAGTTATATCAGCTATCACTCGACAGGGGACTGTGAGGAGCACAATCAGTAAAATACTTTTGGTGgtggagagaaaaacaaaaccgaCACACAGCTAAACGGCAGTGAGAGTCCATTTAAGTGaaaacacaccacagcacatttttgccgacattttcattttttttttcgctACTTAAGTACTTCTTAAGTACTCTGATCTTTGCTTtaacaacaagaaaaataagagaaagagatatTCAACCTTTGCTGAGTTGTAGCAAACATTTTCAATTATAGTCTGAGTCTGAATGTTAGAATCTTTAgtgaaaatattacaaaacaaaCCGTCATGTGATAGCAGCCAGCGTAttcagggtgccaatactttggtCTTTAACTAAATAGTATTGCACACAGCCAAAACTTTCAGTCTTCAGTGAAATGCAATGTATGATATTTTCAGGTAATATGGAAAACTCAAATGTCATTATACATTGTGCATGTAGGACATTAAGTACTGAGCAAGCAGAATACATAGGAAGTCATTTGGAACAGTGCTGTTGACAATATTATTCCtgtaacttaataaaaaaatgtaaaaaatttaattctgaaataaaattgtgACATGAAAGAACAGTGTGTTCAGAGGTTGACCAATCTCTGATTAGTGCTTATATTATCCCCACCCACATGCCCAGGATCAGCTCACATGATACCAGAGCAGAATGTTTGGTTACTCTGGTACGGCTCACGTAGCACTGGAAAAAGTGATGAAATATTCGCTTATTGGTTGTTTCATGTAATgctgagttttgtgtgtgtgtgtgtgtgtgtgtgtgtgtgtgtgtgtgtgtgtgtgtgtgtgtgtgtgtgtgtgtttctcagggCTCTCTGGTTACGTGTGAGTTTCTGCTCCAGAATTCAGCCAGTGTGAATCAGTGTGACAGTCAGGGCAGAGGACCACTACACCACGCCACCATCCTCGGACATACCGGGTctgtttacacatacacacaaacacacacacacacccacgcacgcacgcacacccacacacgcatgcacacccacacacgcacgcgcacacacacacgcaaatacacacacacacacacatgcacatacacacacacacacgcatatacacacgcacacacacatacggacacactcacacccccatacatacacacacccatgcacacacacacccgtgcacacacacacgcgcgcacacacacacccccacacatacacacccgcacacactcacacccccatacatacacacgcacgcgcgcacacacatccacaccacacatacacacacacacacacatacacacacgcacacacactcgcacacacatgcacacacaaacgcacacccTCACACCcccatacatatacacacacacacacacacgcacgctcacacacacacacacacccacacatacacacacacacacacacatgcacacacaaacgcacacccTCACACCCCCATACAtatacacgctcacacacgcacgctcacacacgcacacacgcacgcacgctcacacacacacacacacgccaccagtgtgtgagtgtgtgcgtggtgtagtggtccacacacacacacatgcacatacacacacacatgcgcacacacacatgcacatacacacacacacacacacatacggacacactcacaccactatacatacacacccacgcacgcacacacacacgcgctatAAAATAATAAGTACATTATGAACAGATTTAAGTGtacaattataaaaatgtaaatacactcattgagcactttattatgagctttatttttaaaacacacccAATCCTTTGTGGCATGGATTCGACAATATAAATTGTGTGTGAACATCTGAGATCAGCGGCTATAGAATTGATCAAACCTGCTCTGGTACCAACAATCATGATATGCAAATTCACATTTGTTccctattctgatgtttgatgtcaaCTTTTCTTAGCTTCCAGGCTGCATCTGAATGATCTGACAGGTTTTTCCAATAAAATGCTCGGAGAGTGAATATCATTAGCTCTGGGATGCTTTAATTAGCTGAAACTATGTAGAAATTTAAAATAGATGATGATGTACTTTCATCTATTTTGTTgctttgtgtgtgattatattttaattaaaaaaactagttttgttataattatttttattaccttaatatctttagattttattttggtagcTATATAATCAAGTAGtaaaacaaatgtaatgtaatttaatgtcatttttaatttagcaTAGTTTTGGAGTAATAGACTTTATAATTTACTGAAGGTttttcagaaataataaaataatcacaatCTAAATCACAATTTAACATAGTGTGTTACAAAGTACAGAgtgtaaaggtttttttttgtcctcttcttcttcctcagaCAAGTGTGTTTATTCCTGAAGCGTGGAGCCAACCAGAATGCAGCAGACATTGAGGACAAAACGCCACTGTCCATTGCGGTGGAAGCGGCTAATGCAGACATTGTAACGCTGTGAGAGATTCAGTTTTAGTTTACTGAGATGTTCTAATTGGTTATCACTGAAGTTAAAAGATAATCATAGATCACTGACACTGTTTGTTGTCTTTTCTCCTCAGGCTGCGATTGGCCAAGATGAACGAAGAGATGAGAGAGTCGGAGGGACCATACACAGGTCTCACAGGTCAATATTCCCCCAACTATCACACTGAGATTCAGTACAGGAAGTGTATTGaagaatttatttactta from Tachysurus vachellii isolate PV-2020 chromosome 1, HZAU_Pvac_v1, whole genome shotgun sequence carries:
- the LOC132854939 gene encoding arf-GAP with coiled-coil, ANK repeat and PH domain-containing protein 2-like isoform X1, whose protein sequence is MRITVDFEECLRDSPRFRATIEEVEGDVCELESKLDKLVKLCIGMIDAGKAYVTANKQFVSGVRELAQQSGEDEVIESSLTKFAESLQEMTNYHTILFDQAQRSIKSQLQMFVKEDLRRFKESKKQFDKVSEEKETALIKNAQAPRNKQHEVEEANAILSATRKCFRHIVLDYVLQINLLQSKRQSEILKSMLSFMYAHLTFFHQGYDLFSELHPLMKHLGGQLEQLMVDAAKDKRDMETKHSTIQQKDYSNDDTKLEYNVDVENGIIMEGYLFKRASNAFKTWNRRWFSIQNNQLVYQKKFKDNPTVVVEDLRLCTVKHCEDIERRFCFEVVSPTKSCMMQADSEKLKQAWIRAMQNSIATAFRDRSDDSEKLDRKSSPSTGSLESDPREKSLKGEGAVQKVMAIAGNSTCCDCNQPDPKWASINLGITLCIQCSGIHRSLGVHFSKVRSLTLDTWDPELLKLMRELGNGVINHIYEARREELGARKPQPGDSRQDVESYIRAKYVDRRFIRMPSDEELKLKIMALSVEQKRISDPSESQARQATQQAHVQKSRPASGASVKSAESGIVSKAERSPAVVNTSQNHTEIHESQSSTCSSKEKLVFSEPKQFCPSLQLYWASFTRSLPDMAEALAHGAKVNFINTDDEKRSPLIMAVHGGSLVTCEFLLQNSASVNQCDSQGRGPLHHATILGHTGQVCLFLKRGANQNAADIEDKTPLSIAVEAANADIVTLLRLAKMNEEMRESEGPYTGLTGQYSPNYHTEIQYRKCIEEFIYLQLGDT
- the LOC132854939 gene encoding arf-GAP with coiled-coil, ANK repeat and PH domain-containing protein 2-like isoform X2; the encoded protein is MRITVDFEECLRDSPRFRATIEEVEGDVCELESKLDKLVKLCIGMIDAGKAYVTANKQFVSGVRELAQQSGEDEVIESSLTKFAESLQEMTNYHTILFDQAQRSIKSQLQMFVKEDLRRFKESKKQFDKVSEEKETALIKNAQAPRNKQHEVEEANAILSATRKCFRHIVLDYVLQINLLQSKRQSEILKSMLSFMYAHLTFFHQGYDLFSELHPLMKHLGGQLEQLMVDAAKDKRDMETKHSTIQQKDYSNDDTKLEYNVDVENGIIMEGYLFKRASNAFKTWNRRWFSIQNNQLVYQKKFKDNPTVVVEDLRLCTVKHCEDIERRFCFEVVSPTKSCMMQADSEKLKQAWIRAMQNSIATAFRDRSDDSEKLDRKSSPSTGSLESDPREKSLKGEGAVQKVMAIAGNSTCCDCNQPDPKWASINLGITLCIQCSGIHRSLGVHFSKVRSLTLDTWDPELLKLMRELGNGVINHIYEARREELGARKPQPGDSRQDVESYIRAKYVDRRFIRMPSDEELKLKIMALSVEQKRISDPSESQARQATQQAHVQKSRPASGASVKSAESGIVSKAERSPAVVNTSQNHTEIHESQSSTCSSKEKLVFSEPKQFCPSLQLYWASFTRSLPDMAEALAHGAKVNFINTDDEKRSPLIMAVHGGSLVTCEFLLQNSASVNQCDSQGRGPLHHATILGHTGQVCLFLKRGANQNAADIEDKTPLSIAVEAANADIVTLLRLAKMNEEMRESEGPYTGLTGDETYQDIFQDFSQMASEDPDKLHRF